In Falco biarmicus isolate bFalBia1 chromosome 17, bFalBia1.pri, whole genome shotgun sequence, the genomic stretch AAACAGGTTCTTGAATTTCCCCGGGAGCTTCTGCAAAAACAAGTCCCGGGGGCAGCCATGAGCACCCAGGAGGGGCCCGGGAGCACCCAGAGGGGGGGTCCAGGGCACCCCCCAGCCCTTTACCTCCCAGGTGAGGCGCAGGCGGCTGATGGCAGCGTTGTTGAGCCCGATGACAATGGCGTAGAAGGAGAGCATGTCCTGGTTCTGCTTGCATCtaggggggggagagagggtgAGGAGCGGGCAGGGgaccccccccacacccccaaccCCGGCCCCGCACTCACATGGCCGCGATCTTGATGAGCTTTTTGAGGAGGTGGGCGCGCTTGCCCAGCGCCTCGCAGAGCAGCAGCTCGGTGCCCACCCAGTGCTGCACCTCGCTGCAccgctgcagcagcagctccaggttGGCCGTctcccgccggccccgctccccgtGGAACACGTAATCCACGAACTCCAGCTGCCGGGATGCGGGGATGCAGATGCCATCAGGATCCCCTGCCAGtgggcagccccccgccgccagccccccagcccccagcccacctcgTGGATGCAGCGGAAGAGCTCCCAGTGGAAGGCGGTGAGGTGGTTGGCGATCTCCTCCGGCTCCGCGCGGTGGATCTCCGTGTCCCCGGGGACCACCTGGATCTCCTCAGGCAGCGGCACCTGTGAGAGGAGGCGGGGATGCTCAGAGGGTGCTGGAGGACacggggggctgcaggagggtcCCCCCAGGCCCAGGGGGTCCCCGGCACGGTGCTGACCAGGGAGTCGAAGGTGTCCCTGGTGCAGGCGAAGAGGTGGCTGTTGATGCCCAGGGTGGTGAAGACGCACTCCtcgctgggctgcagcaccgcTTTCTCTGCGGGCGGAGCGCGGGCAggggctcagcaccagccagacccccacccctgcccgCAACGCCGCCGGCCCCCCGGGCACCTCCGGATGAGGCCATGGTGACGAGGATGAGGGCGTCCTCGCGGGCACTCTGCTCCTCCGAGTACTGCAGCTTCTCGGTGACAGAGGCCAGGATGTCCTGCACCGAGGCCGAGAGGCGGCTGCGGATGGTGACGTACGAGTGGTCGGGCATGTACACGCGGCAGAAAACTGGGGAGAAGGTTTGGGGGGAGAAGGTTTGGGGGGGAGCGTCAGGGCCATGCTGGACCCCCTGCACCTCCCCGGTGTCCTCCAGAGCCCCgagtggggaaactgaggcacggtCTCTTGCAGCCGCCAGTGGGCCAGGGAAGGGACCccggcacccagcacccatcccGGCACCCGGCCACGGTCACTCACTCTCGTCGGAGCCCCGGAAAGCCACCCGCGTCTGCAGGCACGAGTCGATGCGGCGAAAATGCCTGAACAGCGGCTTCACCTGCTTGTTGGGGGGGGGCGTCTCGTCGGCCACCCTGCGGCACAGCAGCGGGGTCAGGCAGTGGCCCCGGCATGGCTAGCACCCTTGGGTGCTGCCCGCCGAGCCCTGCCAGCGTGCTCTGCCACAGCCTCTGCCCAGGTCCTTGCTCATTACCTAAGGGCTGCTAATGAGCTAACGACCCCCCAACTCCTGGGCCACAGCTCGTTGTccctccctggggacccccTGAGCCACAGGGACCCCCTGgccccccaggaccccctgcTCACTTGAGCTCCACGGTCTCCACGAGCTGGTGCAGCTTGAGGATCTCATCCTCCAGGTCCTGGTAGAGGGACGTGTCCTTCATGATGAGCAGGTAGAGCTCCTGGGGGGCGAGAGGGGCTCAGgacagggggctgcaggggtccggggtgggggtgggggtgtcatGGAGTGGGGACACCCACCTTGATCACCTTCCCGgcgctctcctcctcctgcagcagccccttgTAGGTCTCGAGGAAATGCAGCAGCACGGCCAGCACTGCCCGCTTGCGCCGcagcccagccccctcctcccagcgtggcagggggctgcccgCCGCCAGCATGAAGGTGGCACCGTCAAGGAGGCACCACGGCAAGGAGGGACCCCGGCCACCCGCCAGCACCCACCGCACCCTGGGCACCCCTTGTGAGGCTCTTCGTGCCCACCCTGGTGGCACCCCGCTGCCCACCTCGCACCCGAACCTATACGCCCACCCCCATGGCACCCCAATTCCCTCCTTGCTGCTCCCGTGTGCACCCCCCATGGcaccctcctgccctccccacgcCCACCCTTGTGCCACCCTCATGCCCACCCTGATGCCCTCCTGGCTGCACCCTCAAGCTCCCCCTTGTACCACCCTCATGCCCTCCCCGTGCCCAATCTTGGACCCCTCCCCATTGCACCCACCTGCCCCCTTCACAGCACCCTTGTGCCCACTCTCACTGCACCCCCGTGCCCTCCGCATGCCCAACCTCGGACCCTCCTCATTGCACCCTCACACCCCCCTCAGTGGCACCCCAAtgcccccctgcaccccctccccagtgccccccaaGGATATTGctggtgcagctgctgcaggaagcgCTCGGTGGGCAGGAAAAGGGAGTGTGTGAGCACGATGTCATCCAGCAGCGACTCtgggggagatgggggggggggggggggggcaggtgtGGGCaccctgccccacacagccccccaCCGCCACCCCGCAGAGACCCCATGCCCTGCAGAACGGGCGGCCAAGGGGAGCGATGCTAATTCCCAGGGCAACACTGGGAGATGCTGAACCCCACGCcaagcccccccacccccacccccccccctcccccccggtGCCTGGCATTGACTCATGGCCCCACTCCCAGCCCCGTGGGGCAGCCAGGTCCTGGCACGAGTGTGGTGTGGGGCAGAGGCACCGGCAGGGCAGGACCTGAGCCGTGATGCCGCAGCACGCCCAACGGCCCCAGCGAGAGCCTGGCCATGGGCAAACTGGGACACAGCTCAGGGcaatggggaaactgaggcaggcaGCAAGGTCAGGTGCCTGCAGCAAATATTTGGGCGCTCAGGGTGCAccgtgctggtgctggtgtcagccccggggcagccggTACCCGCTGCCGGGCTCTCTGGgtcagcacaggcagcaccagccctggggagggtgTTTTGGCACGGCATGGCCCGGTGTGCCAGtcagcaccagcacccagccgccaccagcacccagccgCACAACCTTTGGACGAGGCACCGCTCCCTCGCCCGGCATGAACAACCCTCGACCCTGAGCAGGTCCCCAACTGGATGGGTGCCCCAGGGATGGGATGACAAGACCCCAGTGCCCCCCCCAGGGGCCCTTCCGAGGCTCAATGACCTGTCCCCGCAGGAGGGGCCGTGCAAAGCATCCCCCCCATAGCTGCCCCCCAGGCTCTGGCCCATTAACCCGGCCGTGGATCTGTGCCaagggggggctggggctcccCTGGCACCACCGCGCCGGGGCACAGCGCCCGCCGGGGACAAggtgctgctgaaagcaggacacGCTGTCTGGGGCACGGACGGGacccctcagccccccccccccccagcgctgctgggccagTGCCCCACATCCAGCACCCCACATCCAGCACCCTGCACCTGCCTCGGGGCACGCAGGGACACCCGCAGTTGGGGGGCACACGtacccagctctgcctgggggcCAGGGGTCggacacccctcccccccctcagccctgcaGACAGCAGCCCCCTCCAgtcctgcctcagtttccccaccccactgcagcacccaccccacccccagagCGGCAGGGATGGCTTTCCCGCAGCGGGACAGCGGGGCTGGTGGGACCCTCCGTACCCCCCCCCACCGGCTCCTgtcccccccgctccccgccagCCTGGGCACCGCAGGGCCGGGCCTGGCAGCGTGTCGGTGCAGGCAGGGCCCGGCGCTGCCAGTCCCATCTCGCTCCTACCCGAAGGGCTCCCTCGTGTCGGTGGGTGCGCCCTACCGGGAAcgtggggctggggctccccgctgccccccagccctgcgcccCCGCAGCCCAGGGGGGTCGGCCGGAGCAGGGGTCCCCACCCTGAGGAGCACCCCCAGCCCGCCTGCACCCCCCCAGCTCCGCACACCACAAACCACCCCAGAACCTGGCACGGGGAGCCGCGGTGGGATGGCACCGGGGCaccgggcagcctgtgccggagggatggggcatccacctgacacccccccccgccatgcTGCGGCTCCGGTGGGGCTAATTTTAGCAGCGGgaagatgttaaaaattaatcaagCGGGAGGCCAAGGGCTCGGTGCGGCGCGGGTAGCAGCCGGTGCCCGGCCAACCTCGGCCTCCGCCGGGCCTGGTGCCGCCACCGATCTCGGTGCCCCGCCGTGCCCCTCACCGCAGCGTCGGGCCGGACAGCGCTGCCCCGTGGGCCCCCTGCCCACCCGGCTGCCACGGCTGCCCTGGCCCGGTGGGACCCCCGCCTGCCCTTGCCACCCACCTGCGCCCCACGCGGtgccgcccccctccccgcgcaCCCAGCATCGCCCACCCGCATCCATCACCGCATCCCGGCGGCACCGGCCCGGCGGGcgcccccccgccacccccggccccccgcctcCAGCGCCACCCGCTGCCGCATCgcccccccccgtcccccggGCACCCCCGCAGCCCTCCTCCCGCCGGGACCCGCAGCCCCCCCGTGGGTCCCGCAGCCCCCGAGCCGCGGTACCTGCTCCGCAGCCGCGGCCGTGCGCGCCGCCCGCCGGCAGCCGCTCCAGCAGCGCGGCCAGGAGCCGCTCGGGGggcgcgggcgcggcggggccgcagccgcagccgcagcagcagcgggcggcgggcggcgcttCGGGACTCGGCGGCTCCCGGTCCCGGTCGCGGTCACCAGCCGGGGACGGGTCCTccggggagcggagcggcgcGTCGGGCGGCCGCAGCTCCAGCCAGCGGCCCTCGCCCCCCggcagcggccccgccggccccgcc encodes the following:
- the RAPGEFL1 gene encoding rap guanine nucleotide exchange factor-like 1 — translated: MKPLEKLLKKPGSHLPARPAAAPGAAQGSAPAARRQSLSRPAASPEEPAGPAGPLPGGEGRWLELRPPDAPLRSPEDPSPAGDRDRDREPPSPEAPPAARCCCGCGCGPAAPAPPERLLAALLERLPAGGAHGRGCGAESLLDDIVLTHSLFLPTERFLQQLHQHFMLAAGSPLPRWEEGAGLRRKRAVLAVLLHFLETYKGLLQEEESAGKVIKELYLLIMKDTSLYQDLEDEILKLHQLVETVELKVADETPPPNKQVKPLFRHFRRIDSCLQTRVAFRGSDEIFCRVYMPDHSYVTIRSRLSASVQDILASVTEKLQYSEEQSAREDALILVTMASSGEKAVLQPSEECVFTTLGINSHLFACTRDTFDSLVPLPEEIQVVPGDTEIHRAEPEEIANHLTAFHWELFRCIHELEFVDYVFHGERGRRETANLELLLQRCSEVQHWVGTELLLCEALGKRAHLLKKLIKIAAICKQNQDMLSFYAIVIGLNNAAISRLRLTWEKLPGKFKNLFRKFENLTDPCRNHKTYREVLAKMKPPLIPFVPLILKDLTFLHEGSKTLLDGLVNVEKLHCIAEKVRTIRKYRSRPLCLELEASPGQLQTKAYVRQLRVIDNQNLLFELSYKLEPGSQ